The window TTCCTCGAAAAAATACCAAGGAACCTAGTATTTTAGATTCATTATTTTATGTAAATTGGTTTTGGACAATAGTTCGTCTTATCGGATTAGTCTTTGCATCAATGGTTGTATTTAATTTCGGCCCGGCTGCCATTATCAATGAAAATACTGGTGGATTATTAATGGATCCCAATGATGGCTTGGTAACATTCTTATTTACAATTTTCTTATTTGCTGGACTGTTATTACCATTTTTAACAAACTTCGGATTGCTTGAGTTTTTCGGTACAATGATGGTGAAAATCATGCGTCCACTTTTTAAAAGCCCTGGACGCTCATCCGTTGACGCACTTACTTCATGGGTTGGTGATGGGACAATTGGTGTTTTAATGACGAGTAAACAATATGAGATGGGGAACTACACGAAAAAAGAGTCTGCTATTATTGCAACCAGCTTCTCTGTTGTGTCTATTACTTTCTGTATCGTCGTGTTAGAGACAGTTCATTTGGAGCACTATTTTATCCCATATTATTTAACGGTTGTCCTTTGTGGGATTGTGCTGGCTATCATAATGCCTCGCATTTATCCGCTTGCCAACAAGGAAGACACGTATATTGACGGTACACCAGTAGATTTATCACGTGAGCAATTACCAAAAGGCTATAATTCTGTGACACATGGCTTGGAAAATGCGTTAACAGTCGCACATGCAAATCGTGATCCGCGCCAATTTTTAAAAGATGGGTTTAGAAATGTCTTGGATTTATGGATTGGCGTAGCACCCATTGTTATGGCATTTGGTACGACTGCTTTAATGCTTGCTGAATTTACCAGTATTTTTACAGTGTTAGGGATGCCATTCGAACCTATTTTAAAAGTGCTCGGCTTACCAGAAGCGGCTGAGGCAGCACAAACAATGGTTGTTGGCTTTGCGGATATGTTCCTGCCTTCAATTTTGGGTGCAGGTATTGAAGCTGAAACAACACGCTTTGTAATTGCTGTTGTTTCTGTTTCGCAGCTAATCTATATGTCTGAAGTAGGTGGTCTTATTTTAGGTACAAAAATTCCACTGAAATTTTTTGATTTAGTTGTCCTATTCCTATTACGTACGATCATTTCACTACCAATTGCAGCATTAGTTGCACATATACTCTTCTAATCAAAAAAGCAATTGTTTGCATCTTATGCATGTAAACAATTGCTTTTTAGTGGTTATACCAATAAAAACAGCCAAGTGCTAAATTTAGCTGACTTGGCTGTTGTCATTTCATTAGTGTATAGGTGCTTTTTTCTTTACGCGCTTCCATAGGAATATCATATAGACAACTAGTACGGAAATAATGATATATGCCGTCAACATTGAACTTTCTTCATTGCCCATAAAGTTGAAGAAATTATTGAAGCCATGAAATAGAATCGTCAGTATAATAGATTGACCATCTAGTATGAGCAAAGCGAGAACAAGACCTACCAGTAGGGCATATATAATCTGTATGATAGTATCTTCAACTGATTGACCGCCTATTAGCTGTAAGGCATGTGTTACAGCAAAAAGTATACTAGAAATCCATACTGCGGTAAAAGTACCCTTAGCTAACAATATTCGAAGCATGATTCCTCTGAAAACTGTTTCTTCAATAAATGCAACGACGAACATTTGCATGATAAACATTAACAGTAAATCGCTAAAGGATTGGAAATT of the Lysinibacillus fusiformis genome contains:
- a CDS encoding YjiH family protein, with the protein product MKKYPISTYFYFIIPSLIGVLLFMTPVLTDAGWKVPIAILANLLAGIVSPVISYFTVSMFAISAIGSVIAKFIPRKNTKEPSILDSLFYVNWFWTIVRLIGLVFASMVVFNFGPAAIINENTGGLLMDPNDGLVTFLFTIFLFAGLLLPFLTNFGLLEFFGTMMVKIMRPLFKSPGRSSVDALTSWVGDGTIGVLMTSKQYEMGNYTKKESAIIATSFSVVSITFCIVVLETVHLEHYFIPYYLTVVLCGIVLAIIMPRIYPLANKEDTYIDGTPVDLSREQLPKGYNSVTHGLENALTVAHANRDPRQFLKDGFRNVLDLWIGVAPIVMAFGTTALMLAEFTSIFTVLGMPFEPILKVLGLPEAAEAAQTMVVGFADMFLPSILGAGIEAETTRFVIAVVSVSQLIYMSEVGGLILGTKIPLKFFDLVVLFLLRTIISLPIAALVAHILF
- a CDS encoding CPBP family intramembrane glutamic endopeptidase — encoded protein: MNKKITFKLIGLELLLIFFYVFNGAYVSIMQPSSPFLKFSLLMPLALGLLLYIASKKTWRNYFFTPINKDHIFICSPLLLVLCIIFIGTKGLNFQSFSDLLLMFIMQMFVVAFIEETVFRGIMLRILLAKGTFTAVWISSILFAVTHALQLIGGQSVEDTIIQIIYALLVGLVLALLILDGQSIILTILFHGFNNFFNFMGNEESSMLTAYIIISVLVVYMIFLWKRVKKKAPIH